One Sanguibacter keddieii DSM 10542 genomic window carries:
- the pstA gene encoding phosphate ABC transporter permease PstA, with protein MTTAPFSPAVSPSPAPTGPGNALDGSRRRSRLPSWTPWAVAGGSLVVSFLVVLVLGTPTVASVVALAAVLYAVSVTVVSRVVEGPRWAADRFATTMVTFAFGIALIPLVSLLWTVLQKGSTLFSLTFLNTNMLGVFGDMTEGGVYHAIVGTVLITTAAAVISVPLGILTAVYLVEYGRGPLAKGITFLVDVMTGIPSIVAGLFAFALFTQIFGPAFRAGIMGAAALSLLMTPVVIRSVEEMLRLVPNELREASYALGVPKWLTIVKVVLRTAIAGIVTGVMLAVARVIGETAPLLLTVGIVTQVNWDLFDGRMTTLPVFAYNQYSQGGVGVDRAWAAALTLILIVMLLNVVARLVSRFFSPKASR; from the coding sequence ATGACCACCGCCCCCTTCTCCCCGGCCGTGTCCCCGTCGCCGGCCCCGACCGGCCCGGGCAACGCCCTCGACGGGTCGCGCCGTCGCTCGCGCCTGCCCTCGTGGACTCCCTGGGCCGTCGCCGGCGGCTCGCTCGTCGTCTCCTTCCTCGTGGTGCTCGTCCTCGGCACGCCGACGGTCGCCTCGGTGGTCGCGCTGGCCGCTGTGCTCTACGCGGTCTCCGTGACGGTCGTCTCGCGTGTCGTCGAGGGGCCCCGCTGGGCCGCCGACCGCTTCGCGACCACGATGGTGACCTTCGCCTTCGGCATCGCGCTCATCCCGCTGGTCTCGCTGCTGTGGACCGTGCTGCAGAAGGGCTCGACCCTCTTCAGCCTCACCTTCCTCAACACGAACATGCTCGGCGTCTTCGGCGACATGACCGAGGGCGGCGTCTACCACGCGATCGTCGGGACCGTGCTGATCACGACCGCGGCCGCGGTGATCTCGGTCCCGCTCGGCATCCTCACGGCGGTCTACCTCGTCGAGTACGGGCGCGGGCCGCTCGCCAAGGGCATCACCTTCCTCGTGGACGTCATGACGGGCATCCCGTCGATCGTCGCCGGGCTCTTCGCCTTCGCGCTGTTCACGCAGATCTTCGGGCCGGCGTTCCGCGCCGGCATCATGGGCGCCGCGGCGCTGTCGCTGCTCATGACCCCGGTGGTCATCCGCTCGGTCGAGGAGATGCTGCGCCTCGTCCCGAACGAGCTCCGCGAGGCCTCGTACGCGCTGGGCGTGCCCAAGTGGCTCACGATCGTCAAGGTCGTGCTCCGTACGGCTATCGCCGGCATCGTCACGGGTGTCATGCTGGCTGTGGCGCGGGTCATCGGTGAGACGGCCCCGCTGCTGCTGACCGTGGGGATCGTGACCCAGGTCAACTGGGACCTGTTCGACGGTCGTATGACCACGCTCCCGGTGTTCGCCTACAACCAGTACTCGCAGGGCGGTGTGGGCGTCGACCGTGCGTGGGCCGCCGCGCTGACCCTGATCCTCATCGTCATGCTGCTCAACGTGGTCGCACGTCTGGTCAGCCGCTTCTTCTCCCCGAAGGCTTCTCGCTGA
- the pstC gene encoding phosphate ABC transporter permease subunit PstC has protein sequence MAVLSPAPTKKSPDEEPAPKRNRGGLAGRLFQFLSTAAGVTILVTLAAVAAFLVIRAWPALTASPEELQKISWFNADSILGYTGPLIFGTLLASVLALGIAVPLALGIALFISHYAPRRLAQGLGYVIDLLAAIPSVVYGLWGALWLAPVLDPVFRWMTDFLGFIPLFEGYQPPAKNILTASVVLAVMILPIITAVAREVFLQTPRLHEEAALALGATRWEMVRMAVLPFGRSGLISASMLGLGRALGETMAVLMILSPGFLYSFHLLKPGQHQSIAANIASKFPEASGLSVNALIATGLALFVITLAVNMLARWIISRRSEFSGAN, from the coding sequence GTGGCCGTTCTGAGCCCCGCACCGACCAAGAAGTCACCTGACGAGGAGCCCGCCCCGAAGCGCAACAGGGGTGGGCTGGCCGGTCGCCTGTTCCAGTTCCTGTCGACCGCCGCCGGCGTGACGATCCTGGTGACCCTCGCGGCCGTCGCCGCCTTCCTGGTGATCCGCGCCTGGCCCGCCCTGACGGCGTCGCCCGAAGAGCTGCAGAAGATCTCCTGGTTCAACGCGGACTCGATCCTCGGGTACACCGGGCCGCTGATCTTCGGCACCCTGCTCGCCTCGGTGCTCGCCCTCGGGATCGCGGTCCCGCTCGCGCTCGGCATCGCGCTGTTCATCTCGCACTACGCCCCTCGCCGCCTGGCGCAGGGGCTCGGCTACGTCATCGACCTGCTCGCGGCGATCCCGTCCGTGGTCTACGGCCTCTGGGGCGCGCTCTGGCTCGCCCCGGTCCTCGACCCGGTCTTCCGGTGGATGACCGACTTCCTCGGCTTCATCCCGCTGTTCGAGGGCTACCAGCCGCCGGCCAAGAACATCCTCACTGCGTCGGTCGTCCTGGCCGTGATGATCCTGCCGATCATCACCGCGGTGGCCCGCGAGGTGTTCCTGCAGACGCCGCGCCTCCACGAGGAGGCCGCGCTGGCACTCGGCGCGACGCGCTGGGAGATGGTCCGCATGGCGGTCCTGCCCTTCGGGCGCTCCGGCCTCATCAGCGCCTCGATGCTCGGCCTCGGCCGGGCGCTCGGCGAGACGATGGCCGTGCTGATGATCCTGTCGCCCGGGTTCCTGTACTCGTTCCACCTGCTCAAGCCCGGGCAGCACCAGTCGATCGCCGCGAACATCGCCTCGAAGTTCCCCGAGGCCTCCGGCCTGTCGGTCAACGCCCTCATCGCGACCGGTCTGGCGCTGTTCGTCATCACCCTCGCGGTCAACATGCTCGCCCGCTGGATCATCTCTCGCCGCAGCGAGTTCTCAGGAGCCAACTGA
- a CDS encoding phosphate ABC transporter substrate-binding protein PstS, which produces MGKTVKRVNNRNLAAVVLAGALAATLAACGADATTPSTPSTSGAAGDGASSEPATDLSGNLAGAGASSQEKAMGGWMATFNATAPDVTISYDAVGSGGGREQFLSGGVLFAGSDSALKPEEVTSAEERCFGGEAIELPLYISPIAVVYNLPGVDADNINMSAETIANIFNGTITSWNDPAIAAENEGVELPDTTIIPVNRNDESGTTENFTEYLSAASNGAWTYEPSGDWPISGTQSGSKTSGLIDTVTGAEGAIGYADASQAGDLGTVALKVGEEYVPFSPEAAAKVVDASPRAEDATDNRLVVELDRTTTEAGAYPLVLISYSVACSQYDDASDAANVKAFFSYIASAEGQAVASDASVAGSAPISDTLREEVMAAVDAITVAE; this is translated from the coding sequence ATGGGTAAGACAGTGAAGCGTGTGAACAACCGCAACCTCGCCGCCGTCGTGCTGGCCGGGGCGCTCGCCGCGACCCTCGCCGCCTGCGGCGCCGACGCCACGACGCCCTCGACGCCCAGCACCTCCGGCGCGGCCGGTGACGGCGCGTCCTCGGAGCCCGCGACCGACCTCTCCGGCAACCTCGCCGGTGCCGGCGCCAGCTCGCAGGAGAAGGCCATGGGCGGCTGGATGGCCACCTTCAACGCCACGGCTCCTGACGTGACGATCAGCTACGACGCCGTCGGCTCGGGCGGTGGCCGCGAGCAGTTCCTCTCCGGCGGCGTGCTCTTCGCCGGGTCGGACTCCGCGCTCAAGCCCGAAGAGGTCACCTCCGCCGAGGAGCGCTGCTTCGGCGGCGAGGCCATCGAGCTCCCCCTCTACATCAGCCCGATCGCGGTCGTCTACAACCTCCCGGGCGTCGACGCCGACAACATCAACATGTCGGCCGAGACCATCGCCAACATCTTCAACGGCACGATCACCTCGTGGAACGACCCCGCGATCGCGGCCGAGAACGAGGGCGTCGAGCTCCCGGACACGACCATCATCCCGGTCAACCGCAACGACGAGTCGGGCACCACCGAGAACTTCACCGAGTACCTCTCGGCGGCCTCGAACGGCGCCTGGACCTACGAGCCGAGCGGCGACTGGCCCATCTCGGGCACGCAGTCCGGCTCCAAGACCTCGGGCCTCATCGACACCGTCACCGGTGCCGAGGGTGCGATCGGCTACGCCGACGCCTCGCAGGCCGGCGACCTCGGGACCGTCGCCCTCAAGGTCGGCGAGGAGTACGTGCCGTTCTCGCCCGAGGCCGCGGCCAAGGTCGTCGACGCCTCGCCGCGTGCCGAGGACGCGACCGACAACCGCCTGGTCGTCGAGCTCGACCGCACCACCACCGAGGCCGGCGCGTACCCGCTCGTGCTGATCTCGTACTCGGTCGCCTGCTCGCAGTACGACGACGCGTCCGACGCCGCGAACGTCAAGGCGTTCTTCAGCTACATCGCCAGCGCCGAGGGCCAGGCAGTGGCCTCCGACGCCAGCGTCGCCGGCTCCGCCCCGATCTCGGACACGCTCCGCGAAGAGGTCATGGCAGCGGTCGACGCGATCACCGTCGCCGAGTGA